TCTGGATGGACCGGGAGAAATCACCAGTCCATCGGCCTCAGCGGCATGCTCAGCCAGCCGTGGATCGTCGTTCAATTTAACCACCGCTCTGGCGCCGGCCCGCACGAGGTAATGGTACAAATTGTAGGTAAAAGAATCGTAATTGTCGATGAGTAGAATTTCAGGCGCTGAGCTATTGTTCACGGTTGTTCGATTCTTACGATTAAAGATTTGCGTTTAACATTGGTTGAATTTTTCGGGCCGTCTGTTTTAAACAGAAGCCAGATTTTCACAATCGTCTTTTAAAAAAGATTTCTCTCCCTCCCGGGAGGCTGTTGCATGGGGGGGGGGAGGAATTAATGTTTATATTCTCCGATATTGATAATTTTTTCTCATTCTTAAACGTTGGGCAAAATATAGAATTAAAAATGCCAAAATATTCTTTGAAAATAAAATTAATAGATCATCTTTTTCTTGTGATGCTTTTATAAACGCTGCTAAACGTTTCCCTAACATATTTTTAAATAGAACATTAATATTATGCCCAATACACATTAACGTAAATTCACTACGAACATTATTAAGACCAGATAAGGAAAATCCACGATAGCCTAAATTATGCTTCAAATTACCAAAAACAGGTTCAACTGTCACCGAACGCTTTTTTAGTCGTTCCTGCGCCGCTGAAGTTTGTAACTTTTTCGCCATACGTTCGCAATAACTCTCATTAACTGAACGATGGATTTGCTTAACTTTCTTTTTACTGGAAATGCATAAATTAATTAAGGGACAGTCCTGACAATCATTGGAACGATATACGATCCGTTCGCTATTCCTCTCAACTGGAAAAAGCTTCTTACCCGCCGGACATTCATAGTAATCTCCCTGTTCATGATACACAAAATCACTTCGTTTTAGTTTTCTTTCTTCTTTTTGCAATTCTTCCTTGGAGGTCGGTGTCTCCTTTATCGAACGATTGGATAACTGGGGATCGGCTATTACGGCATCGATCTGCTTTTCTTCCAATTCTTTTAGGTCTGCGCTATTGTGATAACCGGAATCGGCTGTGTAAGATCGCTTATCATCTGAACCAAGATTCTTCTCTACTTGTTCTTGGATCGGTATGAATTGACCCTGGTCGTTGGGCTGGCTTACCACTTCATGGGCTACAATTAAATGACTGGACATATCTACGCCTAATTGTGCGTTATAACCCGGCCCATCCACCGAAGGCATCATGCGGGCATCCGGCTCTTTTACATTTATTTGATGTCTTGAACGATGTTCTGATTTGAGCTGTTTCTTACGCTCTTTCAATTGGGCTTTACGTTCTAATATCTCTTTCTCTAAGCGCTCAAGCCGTTCTTTCTCCGCTCGAAGAGTTTCTAAATCTAATTCATCCGTGGCCCCCTGTTCTACAAAATTACAGCGCTGCATGTATTGCTTGATCTCTGCTCTTAACTTCTCTATACGTTTGTCTAATTGATCCTCAGTGTAGCCATGACGCTTACTGCTGTGCGCTTTGATTTTCGTGCCATCTATGGCTATCTGGTTGAAACTACTTATGCCTTCGGCCTGGGCAATTAAAAGTATCTCTACAAAATATTGGTCTAATAAATCCAAATGTGCCTTGCGAAAACGACTTAATGTACTATGATCCGGATGCTGATTCCCAGTGATATAAATGTAGCGCGTATCAAATTTACACAATTCCTCCAGCTTACGGGTGCTGGTAATGCCGTTACTATAAGCATAAAACCATAAGGCAAGCATCATGTCTGGGGCATAAGAATCACCGCCTTGCGAACTATAACGGGAATAAAGTGCACTTAAATCAAGGCGCGAAACCAACTCCACTACAAATCGACTCTTTGGATCGTCTCTGGCAAAATCTTCCACACTATAGCCAAAGAGATTCATTTGTGAGCGATTATAAGTAATAAAACTCATGGAATTCCTTTGTTATTACTTGTTTTATCTGTCGCCCAGAATTTACAAATTTTTTGAATTTTACTCAAACTGAATTTGCAACAGCCTCCCGGAGGGGAAAGAGAGAAATCCCGCACTTTTAATTAAAACCGCTCGCCTTGCTGCATCAGGCCGGACTTTTTGGTAATAATTTCCCGCCAGTTCGGATTTTGCAGCTCTTTGCGATAGCTGGAATGGATGAGTTCGTACTCTCCGAAGCCGCGCTGATCGGCAAAAACAAATTCGGCCCCGCCTTCCAGATTATGATAGTACCAGATAACGTAAGGCAGTAAATCCATGGAGCTGGGATGGCGCTCGATTTCATCCGGCTCGCCGTAAATCAACAACACCCGGCCTCTGTCCGTCTGCCAGCCTTCTCTACCCATGGCCCTAAAGCGCCGATTCGCTTCTTCTACTCTACGCAAATAGTTGATGCGCGTGGTTCCAAATGGCGTTTGATTCATCTTGTCCCGCCGGTACCAGAACTGCGTTAAAAACTTACGCATGGCGTTGGCGTTATCTAAGTTTTTGAACATCCTCTCTTCCTGACGGGTGGCGATGTATTTGGCCATTTCAAATTCTTTTTTCAATTGTTCTTTGGTTAACAGCACCAGCGCTTCGTCAATTTCCGGCATCTCTCCGGAGAACTGCGCCTCTGTTTTTTCTATTTGTTTGCCTTTGTACACATAAAATGACTTGCGGGCGGTGGCCTGTTTGCCGCTTTCCAGGTCTTCTACGTGAATGGCCAGAAAATAGCCGTTCTGGGGCAGGGCCATAACGTTAAATCCGCCAATTTCAACCAGATCCGGCCGAATAATTTTCTTTATCTTTTGCTGCCCTGTTTTAACCGTGTCTCCTTTGTTGTCAATGACAAAATACTGAACGCGGTAGCGCGTCTCTCGCTCAGGATCAAATGACAGATTGTTAAGCTCAATGTAATAATAGAGCATGGGCTGCAAAATATCAAACACCGGTCGCGGATTGGGCACCACGTACAAACCGTTCTTGTAAAAACGGTCTTTGCTTTCCGCCTTCTTTAAATTCATGCAGAACTCAAGATCGGAAAGGAACAATTCGTCTTTGGGGCGAATGGTATTCAAGTCAAAAATGTATTCTCCGCTGCGATTGGAAACATTATCCGTCAACTGTACTTTAGCCTTGTAATTGCCGTAAGGCAAAGACAGGGGAAAGATATCCACAAACTGGTTGTAGCGATTCATTTGAGCCGTGTCCTGCGCGGTATTTTTCAGATTGTGGGAAAAACTTTTCAGCAGATTGCCATCCGTATCAAAAATTTCGAGATGGCTGGTAAAATTGGCCTGAAAGGTACTGTCATCGAGCGCCTTGTAGATTAAATTCCCCTGAAAGATAGAGACATAAACTTCTACATAAGAACTGGAATCGGTTTCCTTAAAAGAAGCATAATCCACATTAATGGGTACAAAATTCATTTGCGCCAAAACAAGCGCAGGGAGAACAAATATCATCAATGCGGATATTAATTTACGTTTCATGGCAACACCTTTTTAATTAAATTTAACCGATACAATTTTCGATACGCCTTCTTCTTCCATTGTTACGCCGTAAAGGGTTTCGGCCGCTTCCATGGTTCGCTTGTTATGCGTAACAATGATAAATTGCGTGTTTTTAGAGAACTGTTTCAACGCTTCCGTAAAGCGACCGATATTGATATCATCTAGCGGCGCGTCAACCTCGTCTAATATACAAAACGGACTCGGCTTTACCAGATAAATGGCGAACAACAGAGAGATGGCGGTTAGTGTTTTTTCGCCCGAAGAAAGCAGGGTAAGCGTTTGCAGGCGCTTTCCTTTGGTTCTGATTTTAAAGATAATGTCCGCTTCCAGAGGGTCCGCCTCTTCTTCCAGCTCAATGGTTCCCTCGCCGTTTTCAAAAAAGGATTTAAAAACCTTTTCGAAATTTTCCTTGATCTGATTAAAGGTCGTCATGAACTGTTCTCTGGCCGTTTTATTGATCTTGTCAATGGTTTCAATTAACGACTTTTCGGCCTGCAACAGGTCGTCTCTTTGTTTCACCAGAAAGTCGAGACGCTCCTTTTCTTCTTCGTATTCCTGAACTGCCAGCGGATTGACGGGTCCCATGTTTTTGATGCGCATCCTTAACATTTCAATCCGCTCTTCCGCTTCCTGCTCGTTAAAATCCTGATAAGGAATACCAATTTCCACGTCTTCCGAATATTCCTTCAGGGCGTATTCCCGAATGCTCTCCGCTTTATACTCGTTTTCCTGTATTTTAAGTTCCAATTGTTTGCTTTTTTCAACGGTTGAATCATGCTGGCGTCTGTAAGCGCGCGTTTGTTCCTCCAGCTCAATGATTTTGGCTCTTAATTCCTGGTAAGTCTGTTCGATCTTTTGCTTTTCGTCTTCCAGCGCGTCTCTGCTGGCCCACAATTTTTCACGATCCTCTTTGCGCTTTTCGGCGTCGATATCAATTTGCGTCAATGTTTCGTTGATGTTTTTGATCTCATTACGTTTTCGTTCAATTTCCGCCGTCAAATCGGCAATGGATCGTTCTGTGCGTTGAATATCGGCTCGCCGGTTCTCGTATTGATTGCGCATATTGTTGGCTTTTAAGCGCGCCTTTTGCACCTCTTCCAGCAAATACTCCATGGCCTCGCTTTTGCGTTCGTATTCGGAGGTGCGCGTAATGGTCTCCCTTTCCAGCTCGTTTAACTCTTTTTGCAGCTCCTCCAGTTCAACGCTGTGCGTTTCGATCTCTTTTTTCAGGGCGTGATTCTCTTTGCGCAGGCGATCGATCCGCTGACGGGCATTCTCCGTTTCCTGAGTCAGTTTCTGAATTTCGTATTGTAATTGCGTCTCCTTTTTATCGATCTCCAATTTCTCGTTTTGCAGATGTTGCAGTTTTTGCGTGGTATTCTGAATTTCGTCGCCGGTTTGTTTGATCTGTTGTTCGGTTTTGCTGATTTTTTGCGTTACCTGGTTCACCTCATTTTCCAGCGCCGCCACCTGTTCTTGCAAACGCTCTAATTGCTCTTTGCGTCCCACCATGGAAACGGATTTTTTGGCCAGCTCGCCGCTGCTGATCTCACGGTTAAAATTGACCGCCTCGCCCTGTTCGGTAATAAAACGGTACTGCGGAAATTGGTTGGCCAGCTGCAGCGCTTCGTCCAGATCGGGCGTAATGATTACATCCCCTAACAGCAGTTCGATCAGGTCTTCGTACTCCGGCGCGTACTTAATTTGATCCTTTAAAAACTGAAGGCCTTCCGGTCGATTCAACGGCGCGCCATGCCGCGGAACTCTTTCCAGCGGGATAAGCGTAATTCGTCCCTTCTTTTCTTTTTTAACGTGGTCGATGATTTGCCGGGCCGCCTTTACCGAATCAACCAGCACGTAGTTCAACGCGTCGCCCAGCAGGTTTTCTAGTAACAGGGTCGCCCGTTCATCGGCCGAAATAATATCGGACAGGGTGCCTTTAATTCCGCTAAACTGCCCGCGGTTGGTCATGATGTATTTGGTGCTTTGCCAGAAGCCTTCGTAGCTGGTTACAATTTGTTCAAAAAAGTTTTTACGCGAACGGGCCTCTTCCAGGCTGCCCATCAACTGGCGCCGTTTTTGGTCCAGTTGATTACGCTGATCGGTAAGAGCTTTCACCTTTTCCTGTAAACGATCGAGGGCCGATTTCAGGCGATCCTGCTCCGTTAAAAATTCGTTTTGCCTGTTTTTAAGACGGGCGATCTCCGTTTCCAGATGCTGAATGTCCTGCTGCCAGCCGGCGATCTTCTCTTCGGCTTCTTCCAGTTGCTCCGTTTGAAAGCGGTAGCGATATTCCCGCTGGGCCTGCAAATCTTTAAATTGCGAGACCTGCTGGAATTTTTGCCGGAACTCCTGGTTGAGCTGATCGATTTCCTGTTTTTCTTTTTGCAATATTTCAAGATCGGCCTGGCGCTGCGCTTCAATTTCGGCCAGGGTTTGCTCGGCCTCTTCCTTCTGGCGCACAATCTCATCGATCTCGATCTGGTAGGTTTTCAGATTTTCTTTCAGCAATTTGATTTTTTGCTCGGCCTGATCGATATCTTCGATGTAGCGCGCCTTGTTCTGCATTAACTGCTCTTTACGCGTTTCGGCCACCGCCTGATCCTGATTCAATTTGGCGAGCTGTTCGCTCAGGGCGCTGATCTGAATATTAAATTGCTGAATCTTTTGTTCGAGTTGAATTTGTTCGCGTTTGTAATCTTCCAGCAGCGCTTCGTCTATGGTAATTTGATGGTGGCTTTCTTCTTTTATTTTGCTGATCTCCTGCAGCTGCTGTTTTAAGGGTCTGATTTCATCTAACAGAGCATGAAAACGATAGCGGCACAGGTCGATGTCCAATTTTTTCAATTCATCGGAATAAGCGATGTAGCGTCTGGCCTTGCCCACCTGACGCGAAAGCGAGTTCACCTTTTTTTCCACCTCGCTGATGATGTCGTTGATGCGCACCAGGTCGGTTCGCGTGTCCTCTAACTTTCTTAAAGCCGATTTGCGCCGGATTTTGTACTTAACGATGCCCGCCGCTTCTTCTAACAACAGGCGCCGTTCGGCTTTATTCTCGCTCAGGATGGACTCCACCATTTTCAACTCGATCACCGAATACGAGTTAGGGCCAAGACCGGTGTCCATAAACAGGTTGAGCACATCTTTTAAGCGCACCACGCTGTTGTTGATCAAATATTCGCTTTCGCCCGAACGGTAAAGGCGGCGCGTGATGATCACTTCGTCAAATTCTGTTTTGAGGATTTTTTTGTTGTTCTGAATGGTTAAGGAGACTTCGGCCATGCCCATCGGTTTGCGCGTTCGCGTGCCGTTAAAAATCACGCTTTGCATTTTATCGCTGCGCAACACGCTGGTCCTTTGTTCGCCCAGAACCCAACGCACGGCGTCAACAATATTAGATTTTCCGGAACCATTCGGCCCGATGATGCAAGAAATCCCCTCGTTAAAATCTAATTTGATTTTTTGGGCAAAAGATTTGAAACCCAATAATTGTAATCTTGAAAGATACATCGCGCTCCTTAAAACAAACTCTGTGCTTTCATCAATAGTTGTAAATAATCGACCCAGTAACCAGGCGGATTAAAAAGAGCCCAAAAGATAAGAATTGGAATGAAATAACACAACAATAAAATTGAGAAGACCCTGGAAGTTTTGGCAATAAATAAAATGTGAATGCCATTAATGAGGCGTATTTGCGTCCAAAAGGCAAAAATGCCAAAGATAATCCACAACCACTGTAGCGGCTGTTGATACAATAACCAGTGGTAGCTTATCAGGCTAAACGGAAAAAACCAGACAAAAGGCGCCCCAGCCCAGGCGATGATGGCAAATCCCTGACGGTAGCGAATTTTTGAGCGGTTGATCCAGGCCAAAATTTTCAAAACAAAAGCGCCGATCACCGGAATTAAAACGAAAAACAAAAACAACAAAGCGGTTATTAACAGTTTGTCACGGCTCCACTCCAGGTAACGTTTAAACAGGCCAAGAGGAATCAGAATGACCGACAGTATTTCCTGTAACCAGAGCGATTTATGGAAAAAATAAATCTGCGAGGCCAAAAAGACAGCGGCAATCAGGGCGATAAACGTGCTTACTGTAATGGAATTAAAAAAGGGTATGATCCGTCTTTCGCGTAAATCCACAAAAAATCCGTACGAATGTCTGAGCGAGCGCCTGAAATTTTCTCGCAGGCGGGGTACGCGCCGATAGATGGCAAAAAACAGGATGGCGCTAAAGGTCACCAGAATGGAGAAAAAGTTGGTCTTAGGCTGCTGCGTGAAATAGCGATCATTAATTGCCGTTTCGTTTTGCAGCCAGGGATTTCCCAGCAGCTTTGTCCAGGGCTTGGGATCGCCGTTCAGGTCCAAAAAACCATGGGGCGTAACATTTCCGGCGCTGTCCGCCGCGCCCAGGTCGTTCGGATATTCGGTGCGCCAGTCGAACAGACATTCCACAAACCCGCCATTAGGCTGGATGTCATTAATCGATTTGTAGAGTTCATTGCGTATTAAAAGGCCGCGGTTGATCTGATGCGTTATTTCGGAATTTTCCATCTGTAAAAGATCGGCCGTTAAAAATCCTATTTTACCCATCAATGAAAAAGCCTGCAAATGCTGGTTCGCATTTAAAAAGAGTACTGGCCGGTAGCGGTCGTAAATATAAAAATCGGCAACGCGCTCCGGCGGCAGAGGAAAACCGGGAATGGGCGAAATATAAGTTAAAACGCCAGGTCCGGCCTTTAATTTGCCGTTTAAGATAAACATGAACTTTTGTGCTACGGGAACATGCAGTGGTATTTCCTGCCCCAGTCCGATAGCCGTTAACGAAGGATGGCCGGCGTAAAAATGGCGTATTTGATGGCCCACATTTTTAGCCGCCTCCAGCAAAAAGTTTTCATTAAAAAATTCAGACGGAAAGCGCCACAAAGGAAACTCCGCAAACACCATCAGTCCCAGAGAATCGGCCAGACGCAAAAGCGGTTCATCAGGTAAAAAATGCGCCAGACGCAGAGCATTAAATCCCTGACCGCGGGCAAAATTCAACAACCGCCGCAATTGCGCGTAATATGATTTGCCGGCAAAGATTTCCGGCGACAGGTGCATGGTGATCCCTCGAATCTGCACAAGCTGGCCGTTGAGGTAGAACTTTTGTCGAACATGTTCGATCTTTCTGGCGCCAAAGGTCTGAACGCGCGTAAACTTCTTTACGCCATTTTCAAAAGTCACCTCGGCCTGCAAAGTAAAACGCAACATCTGCGGATTTTCCGGAGACCAGACATTGGAAGGGTCCAGCGCAAACTGTCCTTCCAGTGTAATCTTTTTTCCGTTAAGCTGACGCGAATAGCGCTGCTTGCGCAACAAAATTTTTTGATCGGATGTTCGTTGAATAATCTCAACGATCTTAAACGCCTTCATGTTTTGAGGGGCAACAATGTCGTAGCGGTAGTTCAGCGTAAAGCCCGCCTCGCTGTGCTGCAAATTAAATTGAACATTGTTCACCGCAGGCGGATCGGCTACAATCAGGTAAAGCGGAGAGGCCAGACCAATGTACCGTTCTTCAGAAAAGGTGTGGACAATGGTCGGAAATCCGCGATCGGTTGATTGCGGCAATTTTATCCTGATCTCAATATTCAGAACGGAATCTTCCTTTACATAATCAGCGGGGATTTGCAGGCGAAAGGGATTACGGGAATTGGGCGAAATGCCAAGGATATGGCCGTTCACGTAAAAATAAGAGGAACCGTTAACGCCCTGGGTGATCAAATAGAGCGTCTGCTCAGAACGCCAGTTTTTTGGCAACTTAACGCGTCTGGAAAAAGTCAGTTGATCGCGGTTTTTAACCAGCAACGGTATTTGCACTTCCTCTGTCTCGCTGC
This sequence is a window from Caldithrix abyssi DSM 13497. Protein-coding genes within it:
- a CDS encoding glycoside hydrolase family 2 TIM barrel-domain containing protein, with product MKIKHFLLICLLTTALNAQGFLQYDWPEGDKTFNVSASNWQMYEIKEWTLSGRGSETEEVQIPLLVKNRDQLTFSRRVKLPKNWRSEQTLYLITQGVNGSSYFYVNGHILGISPNSRNPFRLQIPADYVKEDSVLNIEIRIKLPQSTDRGFPTIVHTFSEERYIGLASPLYLIVADPPAVNNVQFNLQHSEAGFTLNYRYDIVAPQNMKAFKIVEIIQRTSDQKILLRKQRYSRQLNGKKITLEGQFALDPSNVWSPENPQMLRFTLQAEVTFENGVKKFTRVQTFGARKIEHVRQKFYLNGQLVQIRGITMHLSPEIFAGKSYYAQLRRLLNFARGQGFNALRLAHFLPDEPLLRLADSLGLMVFAEFPLWRFPSEFFNENFLLEAAKNVGHQIRHFYAGHPSLTAIGLGQEIPLHVPVAQKFMFILNGKLKAGPGVLTYISPIPGFPLPPERVADFYIYDRYRPVLFLNANQHLQAFSLMGKIGFLTADLLQMENSEITHQINRGLLIRNELYKSINDIQPNGGFVECLFDWRTEYPNDLGAADSAGNVTPHGFLDLNGDPKPWTKLLGNPWLQNETAINDRYFTQQPKTNFFSILVTFSAILFFAIYRRVPRLRENFRRSLRHSYGFFVDLRERRIIPFFNSITVSTFIALIAAVFLASQIYFFHKSLWLQEILSVILIPLGLFKRYLEWSRDKLLITALLFLFFVLIPVIGAFVLKILAWINRSKIRYRQGFAIIAWAGAPFVWFFPFSLISYHWLLYQQPLQWLWIIFGIFAFWTQIRLINGIHILFIAKTSRVFSILLLCYFIPILIFWALFNPPGYWVDYLQLLMKAQSLF
- the smc gene encoding chromosome segregation protein SMC — protein: MYLSRLQLLGFKSFAQKIKLDFNEGISCIIGPNGSGKSNIVDAVRWVLGEQRTSVLRSDKMQSVIFNGTRTRKPMGMAEVSLTIQNNKKILKTEFDEVIITRRLYRSGESEYLINNSVVRLKDVLNLFMDTGLGPNSYSVIELKMVESILSENKAERRLLLEEAAGIVKYKIRRKSALRKLEDTRTDLVRINDIISEVEKKVNSLSRQVGKARRYIAYSDELKKLDIDLCRYRFHALLDEIRPLKQQLQEISKIKEESHHQITIDEALLEDYKREQIQLEQKIQQFNIQISALSEQLAKLNQDQAVAETRKEQLMQNKARYIEDIDQAEQKIKLLKENLKTYQIEIDEIVRQKEEAEQTLAEIEAQRQADLEILQKEKQEIDQLNQEFRQKFQQVSQFKDLQAQREYRYRFQTEQLEEAEEKIAGWQQDIQHLETEIARLKNRQNEFLTEQDRLKSALDRLQEKVKALTDQRNQLDQKRRQLMGSLEEARSRKNFFEQIVTSYEGFWQSTKYIMTNRGQFSGIKGTLSDIISADERATLLLENLLGDALNYVLVDSVKAARQIIDHVKKEKKGRITLIPLERVPRHGAPLNRPEGLQFLKDQIKYAPEYEDLIELLLGDVIITPDLDEALQLANQFPQYRFITEQGEAVNFNREISSGELAKKSVSMVGRKEQLERLQEQVAALENEVNQVTQKISKTEQQIKQTGDEIQNTTQKLQHLQNEKLEIDKKETQLQYEIQKLTQETENARQRIDRLRKENHALKKEIETHSVELEELQKELNELERETITRTSEYERKSEAMEYLLEEVQKARLKANNMRNQYENRRADIQRTERSIADLTAEIERKRNEIKNINETLTQIDIDAEKRKEDREKLWASRDALEDEKQKIEQTYQELRAKIIELEEQTRAYRRQHDSTVEKSKQLELKIQENEYKAESIREYALKEYSEDVEIGIPYQDFNEQEAEERIEMLRMRIKNMGPVNPLAVQEYEEEKERLDFLVKQRDDLLQAEKSLIETIDKINKTAREQFMTTFNQIKENFEKVFKSFFENGEGTIELEEEADPLEADIIFKIRTKGKRLQTLTLLSSGEKTLTAISLLFAIYLVKPSPFCILDEVDAPLDDINIGRFTEALKQFSKNTQFIIVTHNKRTMEAAETLYGVTMEEEGVSKIVSVKFN
- a CDS encoding IS1182 family transposase: MSFITYNRSQMNLFGYSVEDFARDDPKSRFVVELVSRLDLSALYSRYSSQGGDSYAPDMMLALWFYAYSNGITSTRKLEELCKFDTRYIYITGNQHPDHSTLSRFRKAHLDLLDQYFVEILLIAQAEGISSFNQIAIDGTKIKAHSSKRHGYTEDQLDKRIEKLRAEIKQYMQRCNFVEQGATDELDLETLRAEKERLERLEKEILERKAQLKERKKQLKSEHRSRHQINVKEPDARMMPSVDGPGYNAQLGVDMSSHLIVAHEVVSQPNDQGQFIPIQEQVEKNLGSDDKRSYTADSGYHNSADLKELEEKQIDAVIADPQLSNRSIKETPTSKEELQKEERKLKRSDFVYHEQGDYYECPAGKKLFPVERNSERIVYRSNDCQDCPLINLCISSKKKVKQIHRSVNESYCERMAKKLQTSAAQERLKKRSVTVEPVFGNLKHNLGYRGFSLSGLNNVRSEFTLMCIGHNINVLFKNMLGKRLAAFIKASQEKDDLLILFSKNILAFLILYFAQRLRMRKNYQYRRI
- a CDS encoding GWxTD domain-containing protein; this encodes MKRKLISALMIFVLPALVLAQMNFVPINVDYASFKETDSSSYVEVYVSIFQGNLIYKALDDSTFQANFTSHLEIFDTDGNLLKSFSHNLKNTAQDTAQMNRYNQFVDIFPLSLPYGNYKAKVQLTDNVSNRSGEYIFDLNTIRPKDELFLSDLEFCMNLKKAESKDRFYKNGLYVVPNPRPVFDILQPMLYYYIELNNLSFDPERETRYRVQYFVIDNKGDTVKTGQQKIKKIIRPDLVEIGGFNVMALPQNGYFLAIHVEDLESGKQATARKSFYVYKGKQIEKTEAQFSGEMPEIDEALVLLTKEQLKKEFEMAKYIATRQEERMFKNLDNANAMRKFLTQFWYRRDKMNQTPFGTTRINYLRRVEEANRRFRAMGREGWQTDRGRVLLIYGEPDEIERHPSSMDLLPYVIWYYHNLEGGAEFVFADQRGFGEYELIHSSYRKELQNPNWREIITKKSGLMQQGERF